The Rhododendron vialii isolate Sample 1 chromosome 8a, ASM3025357v1 genome has a window encoding:
- the LOC131299263 gene encoding mediator of RNA polymerase II transcription subunit 6, translating into MATTPMVPPNAAAGNPNFEGNQAAAPPPPGTDMTGICFRDQLWLNSYPLDRNLVFDYFALSPFYDFSCNNELLRMRSIHPLDISHLSKMTGTEFMLSEVMEPHLFVFRKQKRDSPEKVTPMLTYYVLDGSTYQAPQLCNVFAARVGRALYHISKAFNTAASKLEKIGYVDADNEGASFESKVGKETIDFKEVKRMDLILASLQRKLPPAPPPPPFPEGYAPPPTVEGENSSEAQQGTEAQVPPVDPIIDQGPPKRMKV; encoded by the exons ATGGCGACGACGCCGATGGTGCCGCCGAACGCGGCGGCCGGAAACCCTAACTTCGAGGGGAATCAAGCGGCGGCGCCACCACCTCCGGGAACGGACATGACCGGAATATGCTTCAGGGATCAACTTTGGCTCAACTCGTATCCGCTCGACCGAAACCTGGTGTTCGACTACTTCGCCCTCTCTCCTTTCTACGACTTCTCTTGCAATAACGAGCTCCTCCGCATGCGCTCCATTCATCCTCTCGACATCTCTCACCTctc GAAAATGACAGGCACGGAATTCATGCTGAGCGAAGTTATGGAGCCCCACCTCTTCGTCTTTCGTAAGCAGAAGAGGGATAGTCCTGAGAAAGTCACACCAATGCTTACATATTATGTCTTGGATGGTTCTACATACCAAGCACCACAACTTTGTAATGTTTTTGCTGCCCGAGTT GGTCGGGCTTTGTATCATATCTCGAAGGCTTTCAATACTGCAGCCTCAAAACTAGAGAAGATTGGATATG TAGATGCCGACAATGAAGGTGCATCCTTTGAATCTAAGGTGGGAAAGGAGACGATTGACTTTAAGGAAGTTAAGCGAATGGATCTTATTCTTGCTTCATTACAGCGCAAG CTACCACCCGCCCCTCCGCCACCACCTTTTCCAGAAGGATATGCACCTCCTCCTACTGTAGAAGGAGAGAACAGCTCTGAAGCTCAGCAAGGAACAGAGGCCCAAGTCCCTCCAGTTGATCCAATTATAGACCAAGGCCCACCTAAAAGAATGAAAGTTTGA